The window TTGCGCCGTGGACATCTTCTCTCTTGGTTGTGTATTTTACTACGTCCTGTCCGATGGAAAACATCCATTCGGAGATCCGTTGCGGCGACAGGCTAATATTTTATGTAAGAAAGACGTTATTTATTATACACCTATGACACTTGTTCTTTCTGATTTACCGGAAAAGCGTTTGTGAACTCTCGTTACTATCACGGTAGGCGGAGAAAGCGATTTGACGGCCCTTCACGATGTAATTTCTCAAAGCGACAAGGAATTGGCGTTGGTACTTATAAAAGCGATGATCGCAAATAATCCGTCGGAACGACCACCCGTAACGGCCGTCCACGATCATCCGATCTTTTGGGAATCCGTACGAGTTCTTGGATTTTTTCAGGTATCTATCCTATCCTATCCTATCCTATCCTATCCTATCCTATCCTATCCTATCCTATCCTATCTACATATAATCAGTTAAAATTGCCTTTAGATCGCGATATTCCCTTTTTAACTTTTTCCAATTAGGACGTGAGCGATCGCGTAGAAAAAGAACAAGCAGATAGTCCGGCACTGATAGCGTTGGAATCTGACAACGGTCGCGTTGTACAGGGTGATTGGAGGTTGTCGATCGACGTACAAGTTGCAACCGATCTTCGAAAGTATAGAAGCTATCGAGGCGAAAGCGTTCGAGACTTACTAAGAGCGTTACGAAACAAGGTAACCGATAGAGAACAGGCGGATAGAAGGAATTAATCAAcgactttcgtttctttttatcattCGTAGAAACATCACTACAGAGAACTCAGTCCACAGGCTCAAGAAAGTCTCGGGGATATTCCCGATAAATTCACCGATTACTGGCTTTCTAGATTTCCTTGTTTGCTTTCGCACGTTTGGTGCGCGATGCAAGCATTCCGTGACGAGTCAACGCTAAGGGATTATTATCACGTCGATTACATGTTTGCAACTAGTTGCGAAACGGTATCTACAGGAAAGGTTACACATTCTACGAACGATACGTTAGTAGAAAATTCCTGGAGAGTCCGCGACAGTATCGACTGGAGTCCTAACAGAACACGGTATCGTGGTCAACGAAGAAaacaagagaagaaaaaaattaacgCCCCGCTTACTTGGACCTTACCGTCGAGCTAGTAACGTCGGATGCAACGCGCCAAAGTGTCGTCGATTTATTTTTGTCTTACCTTGCATCTTGGAATTGTAATTTTACTTGCTTCGACAAAAGGACCATTATTACCCGATACGAACACTTGCAAATACTTGTAAATATAGTATAGGATATCAACGAGGAGGGAACATTTCTAAAGATTTAAGTTTATTACcgtgataatgataatgataacgaTGATGATAACAAAAGAacagtagtaataatgatacaagAAATACGTTTAATGAAAATTCGTCTAAACGTCTATGTTGGATAAAACGAGATAGGATAAATTGTACAATTTAAAGATAAATAGATACATGTATATCTTTTTCACGCAATTTGTATAACTGTAGTAGGTAACGAAACCACACAGCGATATAAAGGATCAACAACCTGTCGAAATGTGGTTTTTCGCTGTCAAGCGTTACACATGTGAGTAcatcatatatgtatatgcatatgCATATTCGTACTCTTATCCCTCTTATCTTTAACAGTTTTTATTCACGTTACGAGTGTCTAATCGACGAACAATGCAGCGTAATCGTAAGAATATTTTCAGGTACATTGGAATTCGTTTGCGAAAATTACGTCGATGCATTTCGTTCTCGCTCGACAATACATTGGTCCTACTACTGTTTCGTCGTTGTCGTACGTTTCGTGGAAATCTTTCACTTCCTCTTTCGCTCCTGGAGAATACAAGAAATTCGGACTAGATGGGAAAAAGAAATTACACAGatgaaaagtttcaaacaacgACAAGGTAATtaggaaaatgaagaaatagaaTGCAACAGAGCTTTTTAGTTTTGTTTCGATCAAACGAACTGCTCGAAGCATACGCGTATACTTATTTTTAGTAACAAGTTGTAGGTaagtgtaatatatatatatatatatatatatatataagtaagtGCGTGAACGCCGTTGAAATGACTTATTTACGGTAAAGTTTTCTCAATCTTTTCTTCCCCGTTTTTCATAGCTTTCGTTCGTCTTTCTTTCCTATCCTGCCTGATGAACTCGGGATCGTTCCAACATTCGACTTCTCCGCTCGCGTAAAGTACGAAAACCAAATTGGTCACTAAGAATACAGCTAAGACGATCCAAAACACTAATCTCCATTCGGTAAGGGAGCCGTTCGGAGTCAATTCACCGACGATATACGGTGTTAGAATACCGCTGAAAGCGCCTATTCCATTTACAAGTGCCATCAAAGTGCCGGAATAATTCGGGCTAAGATCCAAAGCGTTAACCTTCATTCCTGGATAGAATGTGCCTGAAAGAATGTAGAAGATGGATCTTGGTAAATTTCGTGTAGAAAGTGGTTAAGGTAGACCGAGGTAAAAAAAAGGTAATATAGGACTCACCCATCAAAGTAGTGCCGAGAGTAAACATGAGAACGACCGTGGTTCTGTCGCATTCGGCGTAAGAGGCACCCATAATGAACGCTCCTGGGCCAAGCGAGGCAATCGTGGTTCCGAGTTTGCGTACGTTGGTACGTGACATGAAACCCCTGGTGATCATCCAGTCGGCCAAACAGGATGTAACGACGCTACAAATCCACATGGTCAAGTAGGGTAACGCGGACAACAATCCGTTGCTCTTGATCGAATACTTGAGAACGCTGCTCATGTATTTGGGGAGGTCGTTCACCAAGGTGAAGAAACCCCAATCGTGACCAATTTGCGCGGCTATCAGTGCCCAAAGCGGAACAGATGTAAGAAGGTGTCTCCACGGTACCGAGGGTGGTTTCTTATGGGTATGCGCCTGCATTCTTTCCCGCAAGAAGTTGATCTCGTTTTCGGAAATGAACGGATGCGTGTCCGGACTGTTGTAACAGGTGATCAACCATACGAGAAACCAAAGTACACCGACACTGCCAAACACGTAGAATACAGCCGGCCATCCAACGGTCGAATAATGAAGAATAATACCGGACAAGGAGTTTGCAAAGACAGTG of the Osmia lignaria lignaria isolate PbOS001 chromosome 7, iyOsmLign1, whole genome shotgun sequence genome contains:
- the LOC117609508 gene encoding putative inorganic phosphate cotransporter isoform X1: MLSVWKACCGRIPQRWIFAIMGFLAVFNAYAMRVCLSITITEMVRASEITTKPNNGTCQMMGNDLDDNADSKPSNAKQYEWDERTQGIILSSFYWGYVITHLPGGMLSEKFGGKYSLGLGILATAVFTLLTPLVVDLGEAPALIIVRVLMGLCEGTTYPALNAMLAQWTPPQERSMIGSLVFAGAQLGTVFANSLSGIILHYSTVGWPAVFYVFGSVGVLWFLVWLITCYNSPDTHPFISENEINFLRERMQAHTHKKPPSVPWRHLLTSVPLWALIAAQIGHDWGFFTLVNDLPKYMSSVLKYSIKSNGLLSALPYLTMWICSVVTSCLADWMITRGFMSRTNVRKLGTTIASLGPGAFIMGASYAECDRTTVVLMFTLGTTLMGTFYPGMKVNALDLSPNYSGTLMALVNGIGAFSGILTPYIVGELTPNGSLTEWRLVFWIVLAVFLVTNLVFVLYASGEVECWNDPEFIRQDRKERRTKAMKNGEEKIEKTLP
- the LOC117609508 gene encoding putative inorganic phosphate cotransporter isoform X2, whose translation is MRGRIPQRWIFAIMGFLAVFNAYAMRVCLSITITEMVRASEITTKPNNGTCQMMGNDLDDNADSKPSNAKQYEWDERTQGIILSSFYWGYVITHLPGGMLSEKFGGKYSLGLGILATAVFTLLTPLVVDLGEAPALIIVRVLMGLCEGTTYPALNAMLAQWTPPQERSMIGSLVFAGAQLGTVFANSLSGIILHYSTVGWPAVFYVFGSVGVLWFLVWLITCYNSPDTHPFISENEINFLRERMQAHTHKKPPSVPWRHLLTSVPLWALIAAQIGHDWGFFTLVNDLPKYMSSVLKYSIKSNGLLSALPYLTMWICSVVTSCLADWMITRGFMSRTNVRKLGTTIASLGPGAFIMGASYAECDRTTVVLMFTLGTTLMGTFYPGMKVNALDLSPNYSGTLMALVNGIGAFSGILTPYIVGELTPNGSLTEWRLVFWIVLAVFLVTNLVFVLYASGEVECWNDPEFIRQDRKERRTKAMKNGEEKIEKTLP